Proteins found in one Plasmodium coatneyi strain Hackeri chromosome 10, complete sequence genomic segment:
- a CDS encoding Long-chain fatty acid CoA ligase: MFKTTGELLYSVKVSEPTREDATGAYRSPEYKDKLYDNFEDNPLNNMWEMFDRVAKKYKDRDCLGTRVKVNNKLGPYKWKSFAEVRELILAVGSGLVNMNVCPVIRCDDTKVTRARFLGFYMPNCEEWNICDLSCNAFNIVTVPLYDSLGIESSRFILEQTLMQTIICTKGCAMNLFKSLDTCERIFLKKLILVENEADAEVKKACEKHQLEIILWKDLIAAGKKKLQEPRPGNLKDIACICYTSGTTGYPKGVIMTNGNFVAQLTSSVTGPSRITLLDINENDTHISYLPLAHIYERIMVLVFCAQGVRTGYYSGNIQTLVEDIQELKPTLFISVPRLYNRIHERILNSLKKKSSVVQSLFNKGLESKIKKLNSTGMPYHFFWDKLVFNKAKKILGGNIRAMLNGSAPISPDVVKKLKAIFSVPIFEGYGMTEALGPAFMSHSTDVNIGHIGGPVPCVEYRVVSVPEMNYLVTDNPPRGELQLRGPAITSLGYFKLEKETNEFIDSEGWISTGDIASFSENGSITIIDRKKNIFKLAQGEYVAVEKIESVYRQSLYISQIFVFGYSYESVLVCIVCPSLDTIEIWKKQKKINKTDEEVMQMPEYKKDVMDDLIKMGKKDGLKGYEQIKDVYFATEPFTIENDLLTPTGKIKRHAVQKKYKEQIDKMYVKLKASA; the protein is encoded by the coding sequence ATGTTCAAGACTACAGGGGAACTTTTGTACTCCGTGAAGGTGAGTGAGCCCACGAGGGAGGACGCAACGGGGGCGTACAGGAGCCCAGAGTATAAGGACAAGCTATATGATAACTTCGAAGATAATCCACTGAACAATATGTGGGAAATGTTCGATCGGGTGGCAAAGAAGTACAAAGATCGAGATTGTTTAGGTACTCGAGTGAAGGTGAACAACAAGTTGGGTCCTTACAAATGGAAGTCATTCGCGGAAGTAAGGGAATTAATTTTAGCAGTAGGATCAGGTTTAGTGAATATGAATGTATGTCCAGTGATCAGATGTGATGACACAAAAGTAACGAGGGCAAGATTTCTAGGGTTCTACATGCCAAATTGTGAAGAGTGGAATATTTGCGATTTGAGTTGCAATGCATTTAACATAGTAACGGTGCCGTTATACGATTCATTAGGTATAGAATCGAGTAGATTTATTCTAGAGCAGACATTAATGCAGACGATTATTTGCACTAAAGGATGCGCCATGAATTTGTTCAAGTCGCTAGATACGTGTGAAAGaatctttttaaaaaaattgattttgGTGGAGAACGAAGCTGATGCAGAGGTTAAAAAGGCTTGTGAAAAACACCAGCTAGAAATTATTTTGTGGAAAGATCTAATTGCAGctgggaagaagaagttacAAGAACCGAGGCCAGGCAATTTAAAAGACATTGCATGTATTTGTTACACATCTGGAACGACGGGATACCCCAAAGGAGTTATAATGACAAACGGAAATTTCGTAGCTCAGCTAACTTCGTCAGTAACAGGCCCTTCAAGAATAACCCTTTTGGATATAAACGAAAATGACACCCACATTTCGTACCTGCCACTggcgcatatatatgaaagGATTATGGTGCTTGTTTTTTGTGCACAGGGGGTCAGAACTGGATATTACTCAGGGAATATCCAAACGTTAGTGGAAGACATTCAGGAGTTGAAGCCAACTTTGTTTATTAGCGTGCCTAGATTGTACAACCGAATTCATGAACGCATATTAAAttcgttgaaaaaaaaatcgtcaGTGGTTCAATCTTTGTTTAATAAGGGGCTGGagagtaaaataaaaaagctaAACAGCACTGGTATGCCCTATCACTTTTTCTGGGATAAACTCGTTTTTAATAAGGCCAAGAAGATCCTTGGAGGAAACATTAGAGCTATGTTGAACGGATCGGCACCGATAAGTCCCGATGTTGTGAAGAAATTGAAGGCCATTTTCTCTGTACCCATATTTGAAGGTTACGGAATGACAGAAGCACTTGGTCCAGCTTTTATGTCACACAGCACAGATGTGAATATAGGCCACATAGGGGGTCCTGTCCCGTGTGTTGAATATAGAGTTGTATCTGTCCCGGAAATGAATTACCTAGTTACAGACAACCCACCTAGAGGTGAACTACAATTGCGAGGACCAGCTATCACCAGTTTGGGTTATTTCAAACtggaaaaggaaacgaaCGAATTTATCGACAGCGAAGGATGGATAAGCACAGGGGATATTGCGTCCTTTAGTGAAAATGGGTCCATTACCATTATtgataggaagaaaaatattttcaaattaGCACAAGGGGAATACGTAGCAGTGGAAAAAATCGAATCCGTTTACAGGCAATCACTATACATTAGCCAGATTTTCGTTTTTGGATACTCGTACGAATCTGTCCTTGTGTGCATTGTGTGCCCCTCCTTGGACACCAtagaaatatggaaaaagcagaagaaaattaataaGACGGATGAGGAGGTGATGCAGATGCCCGAGTATAAGAAGGACGTTATGGATGATCTaatcaaaatggggaagaaggatGGGTTGAAGGGGTACGAACAAATTAAGGACGTGTACTTTGCTACGGAACCCTTCACCATCGAAAACGATTTGCTCACACCGACGGGCAAGATCAAGAGGCACGCTGTGCAGAAGAAGTACAAAGAGCAGATCGATAAGATGTACGTGAAGCTGAAGGCGTCGGCTTGA